TTCTGAGCCTGAAATAGTTGACGATTTCTCTTACAACGAAACCAGACTAGCATCAGGAGAGACGTTTATACAGACCTCTAGTACTCCGAGGTTCTCAAAAACATATAGGTGTCTAACAGAGGATGATGTAGAGCGGGATGCAATCAGACTCAAGCGGGGCAAATTCGCAGATCTTGTAATTGATGGCATAACCTATAGCGGCTGCTGTATCAAGCCCCCCATTAGGTTCAAGTATACCCGTGTTCCTGGGCGGTGGGAATACGATATCACTTTTGTACAACATACTGGCACTCTACCCGTACCTGTAGCGGATGAACTCCCAGCCCTAATAGATGGAGGCAGCGCATGATCTCAAATATAGAAACAGGACAGTTTATAATCTCAATAACTAAAATAGATGTCAATGGTGTACCTGTTGAGAAAACAACGGTATACCCAGACGGTAAAGAAGTAACAGAGGTTTTATAATGGCAATACTAACTAACGCAGGCAAAGTGGCAGCTGCAAAGCTGCTCAATGGTGTGGATTCTGTACCAGCATTCACCTATATCGCAATCGGTAGCGGCAGCACAGCAGAGGCAGCAACACAGACGCAGCTAGTGACCGAGATCACAGCAAACGGAGGAGCAAGAGCGGCGGCTACCTGTTCCTATGTGGCATCGAATACAGCCAAATGGGAGAAGGAGTTCGCCTTCACAGGCGACGTAACTATAAGAGAGTTTGGGGTATTCTCTGCCTCATCTGGAGGAACTATGCTTGTACGTCACCTGTTAGCAGCAGGCAAGGCTTATGAGAACGGGGAAAAGGCTCTTGTATCAATTAGTGCTGTAATATCCTAATCGGAGTTATAACATGGCTTATCCAGGCTGGAAGTATAAAGGGCATGTGACTTTTGCAGATACAGCAAAAGCTAAAGAGGTGCAGGCGCTTGTATACATTTATTACCAGACTGGGATGAATTCTGATTTTAGTGACCTCCGTTTTGCTGCAACAGACGGTACTCCACTGCCGTATTATTTTGACTATGCTACGGCTGGATCAGTGGCAAGAGTTTGGGTCAGAGTTCCAGCCGGACAGACAACAATCAATTTCTATTATGGGAATGCTGCAGCTACATCAGAATCAAGCGGAGCCAACACATTCTTCATATTCGATGAATTCAATGATGCGAACTGGGCGGACAACTGGTCCGGCGATACTGCCTCGTGGACTGCATCGGGCAGCCTGCTCAAGTGCAGCACGTCCGGCAAGAAAATCTATAGAGCGGTATCCGGTGGACTCGATGACAAGGCTATCTATGCAAGCATAGTCACAAAAGCTAATACTAATTTGAAATTTGGTATAGTGTTCAGGGCTTCCTGGGGAGAAGTCCAATTTACCAGGTCTTATACTTCCTCCTATCCTCGCAGATGGTCGGATGGTACGTATGTGTCCGGCTCATCTCCTCTATGGTCTGACAATACAGCAGCAGTGGACAGAGTAGATATATTCAGTACAAAAGCTGCCACTAAATATTATGTGGGAAATACTTCCTGGACAGCAATTACAGGCCCAAATACCCATACTGCTATGCTGTCTGCTGCTGGCCAATTTGGTTTATACGCCTATGCTCCCAATACGTACCAATACGTACGGTGGGTCAGGGTGCAGTCCTCTGCTACACTACTGAACTATACTGTGACAGTAGACGGTGCGAACAAAGAGGACATTATAGAATCGTTCAGCCTGCACATCACTCCGTCCCACGGGTTCACCGGGAAACACTATGCAACCCGGGCAGTAACAATTATACCCGAGGTGACTCCATACGAGACAGGGCTAGTGCTGTCTCCTACTGCGGAAATCAAGGACTACCTGACAGCGTCCACGGGGATCACTGTAACCCCTTCAACAGTAGCAGTCAATGACTCTCTCTATGCCTCAACTGATGTTTACGTTACTCCTGCTGCCGATCCATTGATAGAGGGCATGGACCTGGATCAGTATCCCTGGACTGCTCTTACTGTCCGCAAATCTATAGCAGATGCGATGTGGCAAATGGATATCAAATTTGAGGGGCATACTGTACCACCTACTCAGCGTAGGATATTCTACGATGTGCTAGACATATACGGGGACGTCAACCGGATATTTGCAGGTATCATACCTGAACCAGATTATGTAATATCGGACGCAGCAAATAAAACAAGTGTAGTTGCTTACGATTATGCGTATTATCTGAGCAGGCAGCTAGTCCCATACGATGAAACCACGATCAAGCTAGTCACTGCGTATCCTACCTGGGGGGATTGGATAGAGCATCTCCTAGAGGGCACAGGGATCACAGCGTATAGGATAGCGGCAGGGCCTACCACTACAGCAGAGTTTTCCCTTACTCCCAAAACAACCAAGATGCAGGCCATCAAAAAGATAGCGGACTATCTAGGCTATCTATTCCTAGTCTCCTGGGATGGGGACGATGCTATAGCATATTTCATAGACCCAGCTAACATAGATGAGCCTACTGCAGGGCTTGATCTTCCTGCTCAATACGATGTGTACCACACAGACGGGACGCTTGTAGGCATCCCCTCTGCAAAACCAGTGTCTGAGAAAACGTACAATAGAATAATCGTTAGGGGCAGAGACCCTGTAAACAATGTGTACCTGACCTCAGTAGCAGAGACAGACAGGCTGACAGGAGGCTATGAGTACGCAAGAGAGTATTACGAGGAGTCACTGAACTACACTACTCAGGCTATCTGCGATACTCGGGCAGCTTTCCTGCTTGCTGGGCTGTCTACTGAATTGTATACGGTCAGAGCAACATTCAAGCTTAGGCATGATTTTAGGTTATGGCAAAAAATAAGGTTCCTCGGTGATGGTTTTCCGGCCGCTGTAACCAATATGGGAGTAATGAGGATAGTCAACATCTCGCACTCAATCCAGGAAGCAGACTCCACGGTCACTATAGAGTGTACGGTAGATCAGGATATCTCTCTTATCTCTGAACTTGCAGATGTGTTCGATTCAAACACAGTATCCGAAACAGTAGGAATAGTAGACAATAAATTCTCTACTCAGGCAGAGATCCAAGCAGGCACTATAACAGCCATTAACGGCACTACTGCTACGGTATTACTTGAGAACGGAAATACAATACAAGCGAGGCTGCTAGAATGACTTACAATGTAGGAGACAGGGGGCTAGTTGTCACTACTCGCTCAATGGGTTCAGAGTTCATTAAGAACAATGCTACTGCTGCTGTTGATGACCGGGTATTAATATATCCAATTCAAGGCAAAGCTATTCCTGTAGCAATCCCTGCAACAGCAAGCGAGGCAACAGACCGAGTATATACTGTTCCTCTGGGGAATGGTAGAGGCTGGGCTGTACAGCAACCACAACCCAAATTCACTATTGAAGATCCCGAGGTTCCTTCTTCTACTACGGTAGTAGAATTTGATATCAGGATAGATGAGTACCCAGGGGCTACGTATTGGGGCTATGAGCTGTTCAGCAGGGCAACCTCTGGCACTAATATAGTTTGGATGTTTGGGTTCTCTGGCATAGGGTCTGATACGTATCCTTACAGGCTCAAGGTGATGGCTACCCAGGGAGGAGTATTCAAATACGTATGTGATGCCTCAAAACAGCTATACATAGGAACCACATATCATATCATATGGACAGCATCAGGAGGCATGTCTGGGATGACAAGAAACGGACTACCTCAGGGGGTCCCTTATCCCTGCGTTCTGGAGTACGGCCTGACTACACAGCTCAATTATCCCGATACCGTAGTAGGTACGGGACTGGCACACGGTACGCATCAGGCATTCGGCTCTACAAAAGGACTGATTTCAAACATCACAATCACTAATTCGTGAGGACACAACAATGGCGACAACAGTATCAAGCAGCGCAGAACTTATAGCAGCCCTTGCAAGGGGCGGCACTATCGAGATAGAACCAGGTACGTACTCTATCAGAAGAGCAGCTATAGCAAAATCAGATACAGCACTGGTAGCAGCAGACCAAACAAAGAAGCCAGTGCTGCAAATGGCAGCCAGTCATCCGTCTGCTCCTATGCTCTCTGGGTACAATGTAGACGGAGTAGAGTTTGAGGATCTTATCTTAGACGGGAATTTCTCCAAACAGCCAGGGGCAATTAGAGGCAGGTCTGAGCTGGCGCTGTGCTGGCTAAGGAATAGTGATGACGTATCTATGCAAAACTGCCTGCTCCGTAATGGTGCAAGCGATGGGCTGAAACTTACAACCAGCGATGGGGCAAAGATCCTCAACAATACCGTAGCTCATCTGGGTCACGATGCTTTCTATTTCATGTATGGGTGTGATAATGGAGTCTATGCAGGCAACAACGTAATGACCAGAACCAACTCGGGCGGCCGCTGGTCTTACGGTGCAGCAGGTTGGGATATTCACGATAATGAGATATGGTCTGAGATAGAGCCCTGGAGCACAGGGCCGGGCCTTGAGTTCGACAAGCGGATGTTCGTGAAGATGAAGATTCACGGCAATAACTTCCACACGCTCAACGGCTCAGGCATCTGGCTATTAGGGGATATAGCAAGCTGTGATAAGGTATCTATCTACGAAAATACTTTTGATTTTGTGGGCAGGTACTACAACAATGATCTCAAATACAATGGCTACAGCAATGCAGGAATAGCAGGAGCAGGTTTTGATGGAGTAGAAATAAGGGACAACATGTTCAAAAACTTGATGTACTGTATAGAGATGTCTGAAGCTCTGTACCCAATCTCGGGTAATTACAGATGGAATTTCAATAATAATACTGTCAGTAATTGCCGCTATGGGTTTAGGATAGATCAGGCAAGAGGTTCGATCAGAGGCTCAGGAAACAAACTTACGGGTATAACCACATACTCGCATAATCTGAAAGGAACGCTCAACCTAGTGGCTCCTACGAGCCCAGTAGAGAACGCTGAGCCGATTGATTCAGGAGAAGTAATACAAACCATCCTCTCAGTTGTGGACTCTGCTGGGAAAATAGGAACTCAAACTATCGATATCAAGACTTCTGCTGTAGCTCCTCGCAATAGTACTCTATCCTTAGCTACTGTCAAACTGTCCGTAGATGGAAGGTACGGTACAAGGAACGTAGAGTTTCTTGTATCTACAGCTTCCCCAGAAACGAAGCTACAGACAGCCGTCACCGGAACAGATCTATTGGTCTCACTGACACTCAAAAGAAAAGCGTCAAGCGGGTCAGTACAATTCCTCCTGCCTACACTTGAAGCATCTGCAGGATACAACGAGCTCAAAATCAGGACGGCAGACGGACGATATGGAGAAGCGAAACTTAATATAGTGTTAGCTGAACCTCCTACACCAGAGCCGGAACCTGAGCCAGCGATAGAGCCTACTCCAGTAGAGAACAATATACACTTTACGTTAAGCGTAGATACCAGGAACCAGCGGCTCTATGTCAATGAAAAAGTAGGTACTTCTAAAATAAAAACAGAAGGGGATGGCATAACCGGGTATCTCAAACTCAGAACGGCTGATAATTATTATATTGAGATACCCATATCGGGAACGATGGTAAAGGGGTAAGGCGCTTACTCTTTTTTCACCAACCTTATATTGTTGAAAACTTCTCCTTTTTCCATTAGGTCTAGTAACTCATGATAATCTCTAGCTCTTGGGGTCTCTTTTCTCAACTCCTCCCGTAGAGCCCAATGCAGGTAATCAGAGAATCTCAATATGGGCACGTCTCTCCATGTTTTGTCTAGGTACTCGGTCTGCATGATAAAAGGGTATAGGAATCTCACCTTCAATCATCCCCATGGCCCGTCATGCATCGTTTTCACAAACGAAACTCTGATTATTACACGATTTGCGGCCCTGTGTTTGGCCAATTCGTTTTTGATGTTTTCTGCGATATGTGAATCGATTTCTGCCGTAGTGCAGTGGACATAAGTGTCATCTCCTATACTGCATAGTATATCAGACATTATTGCCCCTGTGTGAATCAGCTCGGCACTGACTGTATCAACCTCCCCTCTATACATATCGTGTATTATGATTTCATATTTCAGGGCTATACTATATTCTACCCCTCTCACAGCCGGGCCAAAATACAAGGGCAGTACACGCAAATTTAAAAAATCACTATACAACGACTCTAGCACAGCGGCACGAGGTATATCATATAGACGTTTGCTAATGTCTGTTTCTGTCATTTCATTCGCCTCATTGTAATATATTTTAGCTCCCCCCCCTTCTTACTCATTTTCAAGGTAGGCGCTTCATAGTTCTGCATGATTTGCCCGATTTTTTCGGCTAGCGGCAGCAATGCTGCGGCTGCTCTATCAGTGAAATTAATCATTGCTGTATTCATTCCTTTGCCCACTTTTTGATATCCTCCTGCTGCTCAGTGGACATTCCATACCATACTATGTATGCAGCGGGACTCAACCAATCTTCTCCATTCCACCACTTAGAATATTTCTCCTGATACAATTCAGATAATATATATTGTTCAGGAGTCTGTATACTGTGCAGCAATGAGATGTTGTGTTCACAGTCGAACAATGAGCACAATACTCTGATTGCTGATTGCTGAATTGTGCTAATATTGATGTAGTGCTCCCTCACTAGATCTACAAGTTGATCCAGCCGGGGTAACCAGGTGCATGAAGTGACCACCACCACTTTTGCCAATTCTGGCAAAGCGGGGAGTGTAACCACGTTCCCATCTAATTTGTGGAATACAAAGTCACCTTCGCTCGGCTTCCATCTCTCTTGCAATTCCTGTGCTTGTCTGCACATTGTGATATATTCAGTAGACGTGTCCATTATTCAGACTCCTCCTGCTCATTGGTCCTCCTCAACTCTTTTATTTTGTTTTGGATGGTTCCCCTAGATAGGGGTATTCCTCTGAGATTATAATACTCAACAATCTCCACTTGATTATACCCCTCATCGAGTAGGGTTCGCAGGGATTTTAGATCATCATGTAGGGGGATATCAATAGAGGGGCGGGGCATCAATCCTCACCTCTTTGACACTGCATTTGTATCTCCTTATTCCCTCCAATCCTTAGGAATAAGGATTCTCGCTGTCCTCTTGGCCGCAAGTTCCGCGCGGAACTTACTTGCTTCTGCTCCTGTCTCCACATGGAGACCGAGACAGTCGGTATAATGGACTGACCACACGTACCTAGAACCCATCCTAGATACGCGTTTTTCAATATAACTGTTGTCCGGCCATACACTGTGTCCAACGTTACTTACTTCTATCATCATTTTCTTCACCTTCATATTCCCGTACTACAATTACTAATAGGTGCTAATTACATATATAGTTTTTGGCACATTACTTGCTCTTTCTTAGCTTAGCTTGTGTGATAATATCCCTCACTTCTACCCATGCTTTGAGGGCATGTATTTCTCTTTCGAGCCTCTCAACCTCACTTAATGCCATATCTACCTTAAGTGAGTCCTTCCCTTTTGTAGCTGCATAGGCTTGATTCTCATCCTTCATCCTTTGATATTCCTCTGAGCTTTCGAGGTCTACGGCTTCCTGTATCGTAAGTGCTGGCACGTACTGTATGTAGAGATCCCGCAGCTTGTCGGGCGATGCCCTAAAATATGCTGTTCGTGTAGCGTCTAATGTGTGGCCCATAAAATACTCTGCTATCATCGAGTCACAGCCTGCGTTAATCAGAGCAGAGTAAAAGACCTTGCGCATGTTATGAGAGCGGATGAGCCCCCACTGGCCCGCTCCTTTCTTACTCTCAATGATATGCTGCATCTCCCTATACACTTCTGCAAAAGAAGTGCGGCTATACTTGCGCAGCTCTTCATCCTGCGTCTCAAGATATGCTGCAGGTATATGTCCCTTGACAAAGAGGTATCCGTCATCAGTTGTCCGTCTCTTTTGATATGCTGCGACTACATCTTTGTTTTTGGAGATAGGCGGCACGTCTCTCCACGCTAGGTACTGTTGTACTGCTCTGGAAGCCTCCGGGCTTAAGAAAGTAACATGATCGTACTGAGCCTTTTCTCTCCTGATATATAGCATAGCGAGCCCGGTCTCCGAGTCGTACCCTTCTCTGAACTGCGATATTTTGAGGTTAGTTATTTCATTAGCACCTAACCCAGAGCTACAGCCTACCAGGAGAAGAGCCCGTTCCAGTGGGCCCACAACCTCAAGGACTTTTCTTATATCCTCTATACTAGGGATCTTTGTATGCTCTTCCCTGGGAGCAGCTCTTTTGAGCTTGCCTACATTGACATTGATATCAAAAGTATTGTAGAAAGAGCGCATTACATCTATGAATTTTCTTACAGTCTTAGGCGCTTTGCCCTGCTCTTCCAGGTACTCTTTGTACCTCAGCAATTCTGCTCTATGGGTCTGGAGCCTACGCTGTAAGTTTCGCTCTCTCTCTGCTTCCTCTAGCATCTCGCTAGGTGTTTTCTGGGTCCATCTGCAATACTGTAATAGGATCTGACAATATGAAGCCCATGTTGTAGGGGCGGGGGAAATAGACCGCTTCCATTCCTGCACAGCTAGATCTTCGGCTAGTTCGGCTTTATCCATACCAAAAAAGAAAGCGTATTATGATAAGTAAGTTCTGGTATTCAGAAAGATTATGACCCCTTTTCTCATGGTAATGCATACTGCTTTTAGAGTATATACGTTTTACTTTAATTTGTTTGGTTCTAAAGCTCAAATTTTTATATTCAAACTTATCATTATGATAATTTCTATATGTACTGTATAGGATATATTTATATGCTGAAACAACAAAGAATAGCTTGCAGAGCACCTATAAAGTGGCTAATGATACAAAAAAGATATTGGATTGATCGTTGCAACAGTGGTATGATAAACAAAAATCATTTATAAAAAACGAGAGGTGGTATAAATGATAGCGAGGACAATCAAGCTAGGAGTATACGGCTGTATAATTGCTGCAGCGGTAGTCTATGCTCAGTTCAACAACAAGTAATGTGATGGCGGGCAGGGAATCATAATACTTTTTATAATACTTTTTAAAAAAGATATTTGTCAGGAACATTGACTTTTCTGCTATTTTTTCTACAATCTCTTACTAGAAATTCTAAAGATCGTTTATAGAATTTATTTAATTTTGTCCTTTATGAAAATAAGTCAATATGATACTGGGAAAGCATCTTAAACTTTTACTACAATATCCGAGTGTGAACATGGACCTCAAAGATATCCTGCTTAAAATAAAGAACAACGAAACAGACCTTGATGCTGCGGAGTCTCTTATACGCGGCATGGGTTATGTACCGGTTTCCGATATTGCAAAGATAGATGTTTGTCGCAGCCAGCGCACCGGGATCATGGAAGCCATCCTTGCGGAGGGCAAGGAACCTGAAGACGTGGTCAAAATAGCAAAAGCCCATGTAGATGCATGTGGCAGGGCGCTTATAACACGTCTTAATGAGACAAATGTAAAGTTACTGGAAGCTGCCATCGGGCCTGAACAGCTGGAATGGGGGAAATACAAAAAGACAGTAGTGGTGCACAATGGCACACCTGTTTCAAAAACAGGAGGTGTAGTGGCAATAATTTCTGCAGGGACGGCTG
This DNA window, taken from Methanomethylovorans hollandica DSM 15978, encodes the following:
- a CDS encoding DUF2341 domain-containing protein, yielding MAYPGWKYKGHVTFADTAKAKEVQALVYIYYQTGMNSDFSDLRFAATDGTPLPYYFDYATAGSVARVWVRVPAGQTTINFYYGNAAATSESSGANTFFIFDEFNDANWADNWSGDTASWTASGSLLKCSTSGKKIYRAVSGGLDDKAIYASIVTKANTNLKFGIVFRASWGEVQFTRSYTSSYPRRWSDGTYVSGSSPLWSDNTAAVDRVDIFSTKAATKYYVGNTSWTAITGPNTHTAMLSAAGQFGLYAYAPNTYQYVRWVRVQSSATLLNYTVTVDGANKEDIIESFSLHITPSHGFTGKHYATRAVTIIPEVTPYETGLVLSPTAEIKDYLTASTGITVTPSTVAVNDSLYASTDVYVTPAADPLIEGMDLDQYPWTALTVRKSIADAMWQMDIKFEGHTVPPTQRRIFYDVLDIYGDVNRIFAGIIPEPDYVISDAANKTSVVAYDYAYYLSRQLVPYDETTIKLVTAYPTWGDWIEHLLEGTGITAYRIAAGPTTTAEFSLTPKTTKMQAIKKIADYLGYLFLVSWDGDDAIAYFIDPANIDEPTAGLDLPAQYDVYHTDGTLVGIPSAKPVSEKTYNRIIVRGRDPVNNVYLTSVAETDRLTGGYEYAREYYEESLNYTTQAICDTRAAFLLAGLSTELYTVRATFKLRHDFRLWQKIRFLGDGFPAAVTNMGVMRIVNISHSIQEADSTVTIECTVDQDISLISELADVFDSNTVSETVGIVDNKFSTQAEIQAGTITAINGTTATVLLENGNTIQARLLE
- a CDS encoding tyrosine-type recombinase/integrase, with the translated sequence MDKAELAEDLAVQEWKRSISPAPTTWASYCQILLQYCRWTQKTPSEMLEEAERERNLQRRLQTHRAELLRYKEYLEEQGKAPKTVRKFIDVMRSFYNTFDINVNVGKLKRAAPREEHTKIPSIEDIRKVLEVVGPLERALLLVGCSSGLGANEITNLKISQFREGYDSETGLAMLYIRREKAQYDHVTFLSPEASRAVQQYLAWRDVPPISKNKDVVAAYQKRRTTDDGYLFVKGHIPAAYLETQDEELRKYSRTSFAEVYREMQHIIESKKGAGQWGLIRSHNMRKVFYSALINAGCDSMIAEYFMGHTLDATRTAYFRASPDKLRDLYIQYVPALTIQEAVDLESSEEYQRMKDENQAYAATKGKDSLKVDMALSEVERLEREIHALKAWVEVRDIITQAKLRKSK
- a CDS encoding right-handed parallel beta-helix repeat-containing protein, whose protein sequence is MATTVSSSAELIAALARGGTIEIEPGTYSIRRAAIAKSDTALVAADQTKKPVLQMAASHPSAPMLSGYNVDGVEFEDLILDGNFSKQPGAIRGRSELALCWLRNSDDVSMQNCLLRNGASDGLKLTTSDGAKILNNTVAHLGHDAFYFMYGCDNGVYAGNNVMTRTNSGGRWSYGAAGWDIHDNEIWSEIEPWSTGPGLEFDKRMFVKMKIHGNNFHTLNGSGIWLLGDIASCDKVSIYENTFDFVGRYYNNDLKYNGYSNAGIAGAGFDGVEIRDNMFKNLMYCIEMSEALYPISGNYRWNFNNNTVSNCRYGFRIDQARGSIRGSGNKLTGITTYSHNLKGTLNLVAPTSPVENAEPIDSGEVIQTILSVVDSAGKIGTQTIDIKTSAVAPRNSTLSLATVKLSVDGRYGTRNVEFLVSTASPETKLQTAVTGTDLLVSLTLKRKASSGSVQFLLPTLEASAGYNELKIRTADGRYGEAKLNIVLAEPPTPEPEPEPAIEPTPVENNIHFTLSVDTRNQRLYVNEKVGTSKIKTEGDGITGYLKLRTADNYYIEIPISGTMVKG
- a CDS encoding phage tail fiber protein; amino-acid sequence: MAILTNAGKVAAAKLLNGVDSVPAFTYIAIGSGSTAEAATQTQLVTEITANGGARAAATCSYVASNTAKWEKEFAFTGDVTIREFGVFSASSGGTMLVRHLLAAGKAYENGEKALVSISAVIS